The sequence ACGTACAAAATGCGACTCAACTCAGGACTGCATCCTCTACACTCGGGAGATAGTCTCTCTGTTGAAAGGATACCTTAAGCAGAATGACAACGACCATAAGCTGAAAAGCAGGAAAGCTAAGAGCTATATTCAGGATCTTGAAAAACTACTCAATTGCGACACCACAAATCTGCCTAAAGGACTAGGTGAAATTCTGGAAAAACAGCTTATTCACCATGCTCCAGAAAATGCAGAACAAGGTCTGCAAGTTGCCAAGGACGGTTACAAAAGACTTACTGAATTGGATGAAACAGAACTTGCTCAGACTCGCAGATCTTCGACTGCCCTTAAATCCCGACTGCATGGAATCATTCAAGCTAAAACTATTAATCATGACCGCATCGGCAGACATGGTAGCTTAAGCACGGCTCACTTGCATCGTATCGCTGTTGGCAATCCCCGAATGTTTCGCAGTAGACAGGAAAGTCAGGGCATCAGCACGGCGGTACATATCCTTATAGATTGCTCGGGTTCCATGCGTAAACGCATCGGATTAGCTTCGCAGGTCTGCCATACTGTGGTTAGCGCACTTAATTCCATCAACGGCGTGAGTGTGGGAGTTAGTGCCTTCCCGGCTGTCAGAGCAAAGGGTGGCGGAAATTACGATGAACCGACTGTCGCTCCCATCCTTAACCATGGTCAGCGATTACATACCTGCTTTGGGGTGGCCGCATCAGGCTCTACGCCACTAGGTGAATCCCTCTGGTGGGCCTTTCAACGAATGCTACCGCTCCCTGAAAAGAGAAAGATCATCCTCTGCATAACGGATGGTGTCCCCGGCAACCTGCCAAATGCACAAAAAGCAATAAAAGACGGAAGCCAAAACGGCTTTGAAATCTACGGTCTCGGAATCAACTCCGAGGCCGTTTTTAATTTGTTTCCCGGAAAAAGCAGAGTCATCACCGAACTCACGGACCTGGCACCGGCCATGTTCGATCTGCTTCAGGACTCACTCATTAAATAATATAGGAGAATTGCCATGACAGAAGAACTGCCCAAATGCCCTAGTTGTGAAGTCACCACTCACGTGGTGCTCGTTAACACGGCTCAGAAAATCGGTACAGCTGTCGGAGGAGTAACAGGTGTGGCATGCTGCTATGCCGGTGCAGGAAGTGGTGCTGTAGCTGGAGCCGCAATCGGTTCAGTTGTTCCGATTATTGGAACTGGAATTGGTGCAATCGCCGGCGGCCTTGGAGGGGCTGTGGCGGGCTTCTTCGCCGGAGCAGCCACTGGAAATGCTGTGGGTGAAAAGATCGATGTTCATGTGATCGGACGGTACCGGTGTAATCGGTGTGGGGAGGAATTTGAGGGGTAAAAAAGACAAAACATGAAAACGGGGAAAATACGGAACCATTAATTGAGAACGCTCGAAGTGAAGTGCCGCTGGGGGAACCCGGCGGCATATAAATTTTATGCCAAGGTAATTTTTTTAAAACAACGCAACTGTCTTTATGATTGTATTGATAAGAATAGTTCTGTATATAAGTTTTCTATTTTAAATAATTATATATTCTAAAAAATATAGATTGTGATGCATCTGCATATTTCCATTGTGTAAAGGAGTTTATATGATTGAATTTGACTTGTCTAAATTGATGCCAAGATTCGAATGTTTAGGTAACGGTGAGATTTTCACTTCTGATGGAATCACTGCACTATTTGTCGCGTTTACCATTGCTGTTTTTGCAACTTTTCTTGTTGTCGCAGTTAGTTGCTTATTGTCATCACGTAAAAAATACAGATTTTACCGTAAACTGGTAAAAGATCAAAATTCTGAAAAACTCCTCCATAATCGTAGAGACTTAAAACATACTGCGAAAAAAGAAGAAAACAATAAAAGTTGGCCGGAACTTTGGAACGAATTTGATGAAACACTCGTTGAGGCTGATGGACAGCTAAAAAACACTTCTGAAGCTGCTGTTTTTTTTAATTCTACAAGTTTAGCTGGGAGTTTGGTCGGTAATCGTCTGTTAGCAGCGGGTCCGGGTATCATTACTGGAATTGGAGTGCTGGGAACTTTTCTTGGGCTACAACTTGGGCTTGGGCACCTAGCTTTGGGAGGAGAAACAAAACAAATGGTGGATGGTATTGGAAAACTTGTATCCAGTGCATCTATTGCGTTTACAACTTCTGTATGCGGTGTCTTATTCAGTCTTGTATTTAATTTTATTGAAAAATCTCTCGAACGCCACGTCAAAGGAAGAATTAGACGTTTGCAAAGACAAATTGATGAATTGTTCCCTCGCTTTTCTGCTTCAGAGCTATTTGTAGAAATAAGAAATGACGGCCGTGAATCGCGTAAAACACTCCAAGGCCTTGCTGAGAAAATCGGGGATAGAATGCAGGAAGCCGTCTCAGATGTTTCAACTTCAATCCAAACAGGTTTAACGGAAAGTTTAAGTAATGTATTAGCTCCAGCCGTAGACCGTATGGTTGATGCTGCAGAACAATTGAACTCGAGACAGGCAGAGGGTTCGGAAGAGGCATTACGTAGCTTAATAGAAAAATTCACAGATAATGTTGGTAAAGAAGGTGATCAACAAAGACAGGCTCTTGCGGATGCTTCTTCTGATGTACGGGAAGCACTTTCCCAACTGGGGGAGAATATGTCTTCTTTCTTTAAAACACTTGAGGGGCAACAAGGAGCGCTTAAGGAAGACCAGAGTAAACGCACTGGGGCTGTTGAAAATTTAATGAAAGATTTTATGCTGCAACAACAAGAAATGAATGGTCATTTGCGTAAAGCCATTGAAGAGCAGCAGTCGAACTTACGTCAAGAGCAGCAACAGCGTGACCAGACGCTTGATTCGAGAGTTAATGACTTAATGCAACAGCAGATGGAAATGAACAATCATCTTCGTCAGTCTATCGAGGAACATCAGGCTGAATTGCGTCAAGAACAAGACCAAAGAAGCAAAGAGTTAGAAGCTAATTTTTCTGCCGCTATTAAGCAGCAGAAACAGGTCGCAGAAATGGTTCAGCAAACCGTGGGTGGACAAATGGGGGCTACGGAATCATTGATTAAACAGGGTGAATCCTTGAGTAACAATGTTCTAAAAAGCAATGAAATGATGAATAATGTTGCCACTGACATGGATTCAATTGCGGGGAAACTCAAAGATGTTTCAGGTCATCTTGAAGGGGCTTCAGGTAATCTAGGGGAAGCGATATTAAATGCATCCACTCAAGTAAGCAGAAGCGCAGATATTGCCTCAAAACTAATCGATGAAAACGTAAAAGTCAGCGAAAATGTCAACAGCGCGATGCAACTGATGGACGGGATTAAAACCGGAATTAGCGAATCTACAGAGCTACTTAATAAAGCTGCCGGATCAGCCCGTGAAGGCTATAAAGATGTTGCTGAACACTACCGTAGCATGCAGGGAGTTTTAGAGAAGCATGTGAATGATCTTGAAAAAGAACTATCAACTCTACTTACCAACTATACTAATTCTGTCACCAGTCAGACTTCAGAGCGCCTTAACGAATGGAACAAACAGACTCAAAATTATACTCAGGCAATGAGTCAGGCAGTTGATACG comes from Maridesulfovibrio ferrireducens and encodes:
- the zorA gene encoding anti-phage ZorAB system protein ZorA; the protein is MIEFDLSKLMPRFECLGNGEIFTSDGITALFVAFTIAVFATFLVVAVSCLLSSRKKYRFYRKLVKDQNSEKLLHNRRDLKHTAKKEENNKSWPELWNEFDETLVEADGQLKNTSEAAVFFNSTSLAGSLVGNRLLAAGPGIITGIGVLGTFLGLQLGLGHLALGGETKQMVDGIGKLVSSASIAFTTSVCGVLFSLVFNFIEKSLERHVKGRIRRLQRQIDELFPRFSASELFVEIRNDGRESRKTLQGLAEKIGDRMQEAVSDVSTSIQTGLTESLSNVLAPAVDRMVDAAEQLNSRQAEGSEEALRSLIEKFTDNVGKEGDQQRQALADASSDVREALSQLGENMSSFFKTLEGQQGALKEDQSKRTGAVENLMKDFMLQQQEMNGHLRKAIEEQQSNLRQEQQQRDQTLDSRVNDLMQQQMEMNNHLRQSIEEHQAELRQEQDQRSKELEANFSAAIKQQKQVAEMVQQTVGGQMGATESLIKQGESLSNNVLKSNEMMNNVATDMDSIAGKLKDVSGHLEGASGNLGEAILNASTQVSRSADIASKLIDENVKVSENVNSAMQLMDGIKTGISESTELLNKAAGSAREGYKDVAEHYRSMQGVLEKHVNDLEKELSTLLTNYTNSVTSQTSERLNEWNKQTQNYTQAMSQAVDTIGSVVEEIEGKVGRQ